In one window of Spartinivicinus marinus DNA:
- a CDS encoding O-antigen ligase family protein, whose translation MGLSKNIRENLWAILYFVCLVPISVNGISINYTFVLIPVIYIFLYGRIFYPDSYICFFAVVYLIIFLSSLIVNVNNIEFLHRRIISFLIFISMFSLSFIRISHEMERAFVKAIILISILLSLISIIKFFSGGGNSLYFEAKDIVGSQRYGFLYIMAFWLIYMSICNNIIHKFVKNLFIAIVVIGVFLTFSRASVVSLVFSYILYVFFLIISNKYDINKTIVYFLYSIFVSVLIILMLFFLFPMVAEFFSLRLFQFLSNFDSIEENISNSATSEGTRFAIWKYTVIYVLNSPFFGSGYLGIWAIQDNFGSVHNQYFDVLLRTGILGFLIYIYMLLKIGKKLYRNRQSMFFGYVGVIVFGLFHETFKESQGLFILSFILLMSFKCYDNISSNFVD comes from the coding sequence GTGGGTCTATCAAAAAATATTCGTGAAAATTTGTGGGCAATTTTGTATTTTGTCTGTTTGGTTCCAATATCTGTTAATGGTATAAGTATTAACTATACTTTTGTTTTAATTCCTGTTATATATATTTTTTTGTATGGTAGGATATTTTATCCAGATTCTTATATATGTTTTTTTGCTGTAGTGTATCTAATTATTTTTCTGTCCTCTTTGATTGTTAATGTAAATAATATTGAGTTTTTGCATCGTAGAATAATTAGCTTTTTAATTTTTATTTCTATGTTCTCTCTTTCTTTTATAAGAATAAGTCATGAAATGGAAAGAGCTTTTGTCAAAGCCATTATTCTTATTTCAATTTTACTATCACTAATAAGTATTATAAAATTTTTTAGTGGTGGTGGTAATTCACTTTATTTTGAAGCTAAAGATATTGTAGGTAGTCAACGATATGGATTTCTATATATTATGGCATTCTGGCTAATATATATGTCAATATGTAATAATATTATTCATAAATTTGTAAAAAACTTGTTTATTGCTATAGTAGTAATAGGCGTTTTTCTTACATTTTCTAGAGCAAGTGTTGTTTCTTTAGTTTTTAGTTATATTTTATATGTTTTTTTTCTAATTATTTCTAATAAATATGATATAAACAAAACTATTGTGTATTTTTTGTACTCCATATTTGTATCTGTTTTAATAATACTAATGTTGTTTTTCTTGTTTCCTATGGTAGCAGAATTTTTTAGTTTAAGACTATTTCAATTTTTATCAAATTTTGATTCTATTGAAGAGAATATTTCTAATAGTGCTACTTCTGAAGGTACTCGTTTTGCGATTTGGAAATATACTGTAATTTATGTATTAAATTCTCCGTTTTTTGGCTCTGGCTATTTAGGTATATGGGCTATTCAAGATAATTTTGGATCTGTGCATAATCAGTATTTCGATGTTCTACTTCGGACAGGGATATTAGGGTTTTTAATATACATTTATATGCTTTTAAAAATAGGGAAAAAATTATATAGAAATAGGCAGTCTATGTTTTTCGGATATGTTGGAGTGATAGTATTTGGATTATTTCATGAGACGTTTAAAGAATCTCAAGGATTATTTATTTTATCATTTATATTGTTAATGAGTTTTAAGTGTTATGACAATATTTCATCAAATTTTGTTGATTAG
- a CDS encoding class I SAM-dependent methyltransferase: protein MENINILKEYYEKDSERFWDPLEGMCGRDLDVYPLLEGLSGQLIEYGCGSGSLLIGLAKEERFENCIGVDISERAIAFIDKAWKNIPNVDVNKLKLMNPQSDSLPEISIESMDVIVSVATIEHVLDPYKVLDELYRIAKPTATLICSVPNYAYLKHRIQLLFGIQPRTGTDEPVSNWREEGWDGMHLHTFTKSSFTTLLKDCGWIPNKWMGCGTRFNSIGLGYFRRKFPGIMSGELISVCRKRS, encoded by the coding sequence ATGGAAAATATAAATATTCTTAAAGAGTATTATGAGAAGGATTCCGAGAGATTTTGGGATCCTCTAGAAGGAATGTGTGGTCGAGATCTTGATGTTTATCCATTATTAGAAGGTTTATCAGGCCAACTAATTGAATATGGCTGTGGTTCTGGTTCACTATTAATTGGTTTAGCTAAAGAAGAACGATTTGAAAATTGTATAGGGGTAGATATAAGTGAAAGAGCAATTGCATTTATTGACAAGGCTTGGAAAAATATTCCAAATGTGGATGTTAACAAGCTTAAACTAATGAATCCTCAATCTGACTCTCTTCCAGAAATTTCCATTGAATCAATGGATGTTATTGTTAGTGTAGCAACCATTGAACATGTTTTAGATCCTTATAAAGTACTTGACGAGTTATATCGAATAGCAAAGCCAACTGCTACTCTTATTTGTAGTGTTCCAAACTATGCATACCTTAAGCATCGTATACAACTACTTTTTGGAATTCAACCAAGAACAGGTACAGATGAACCAGTTTCAAATTGGAGAGAAGAAGGTTGGGATGGAATGCATCTACATACTTTTACAAAGTCATCATTTACTACTTTATTAAAGGACTGTGGTTGGATACCTAATAAATGGATGGGGTGTGGCACCCGCTTTAATTCAATTGGGCTTGGATATTTTAGAAGAAAATTTCCAGGGATTATGTCAGGAGAACTAATTTCAGTTTGTCGAAAACGTAGCTGA
- a CDS encoding class I SAM-dependent methyltransferase — MNSEYTSLPAVIDQSIKDGTCLVGDNFNDDQLKCWFLQEKEAFFEGDAGNSEIDPWYEYMHYVNECLGFEHIIKTKMNLDSILVLGPGAGKEIEKFSKLYKNCTLNFLEASENFQKILQKRFHGSNIIFPKITGDIELDDNTQNLVCAFSVLHHIPNVSKVIEEVARVVKIGGYFLVREPCSSMGDWRYPRSATPNERGISRNMMVNITKQTGFILDKRPIPIIFEPLNKVLKKTIGFRMLPYPMLYKIDRIFSWLISYNDHYWRDSWYKKIGPSSYFYIFRKIF, encoded by the coding sequence ATGAATTCAGAATATACAAGCTTACCAGCTGTGATTGATCAATCAATTAAAGACGGAACCTGTCTTGTTGGTGATAATTTTAATGATGATCAACTTAAATGTTGGTTTTTACAAGAAAAGGAAGCTTTTTTTGAAGGTGATGCAGGGAATAGTGAAATAGATCCATGGTATGAATATATGCACTATGTTAACGAATGCCTAGGATTTGAACATATTATAAAAACTAAGATGAATCTAGATAGTATATTAGTGTTAGGTCCAGGTGCCGGAAAAGAAATTGAAAAGTTTTCTAAGCTATATAAAAATTGTACTTTGAATTTTTTAGAAGCATCAGAAAATTTCCAAAAAATTTTACAAAAAAGATTTCATGGTTCAAATATTATATTTCCTAAAATCACTGGTGACATTGAATTAGATGATAATACTCAAAATTTAGTTTGTGCTTTTTCTGTCCTTCATCATATACCAAATGTTAGTAAAGTTATTGAAGAGGTTGCTCGTGTTGTTAAGATTGGTGGATACTTTTTGGTAAGAGAGCCATGCTCTTCCATGGGAGATTGGCGTTATCCTCGATCAGCAACACCTAATGAGCGTGGCATAAGTCGTAATATGATGGTTAATATTACAAAGCAAACAGGATTTATATTAGATAAGAGGCCAATACCTATTATTTTTGAGCCATTAAACAAAGTTCTAAAGAAAACAATTGGTTTTAGGATGCTCCCTTACCCTATGCTTTATAAAATAGATCGTATATTTTCCTGGCTTATCTCATATAATGATCATTATTGGCGAGATAGCTGGTATAAAAAAATAGGCCCTTCTTCTTATTTTTATATATTTCGGAAAATTTTTTAA
- a CDS encoding lipopolysaccharide biosynthesis protein: MLFSRSFRLLSINPIFLYSVAYGGAATFLKSFGFIISLWLAKSLSVEEYANYGLYYALQMGLATFATAGIIESVIGVLREYQSPVVRRRIFGAANYIFFLVSIVFIFLIFGVCWTLYQPKNNTYITIIVVLLAGYLSAFYTMQASLVRLEENHFASLCFSFFVPLVGLFGSLLFFLLLNTVFSFFLGAVFGLFLSLMILLFFRVGFYNITTHLKEIVPIFLRIIPFVGIAFLGWLSGYGNNYFISALFDASEVAKFTFVFTLSSIIQLVASSLNQVWSPRFFRMVFEQEGLAVEKKNRKFFRFQGILMGGTGGILIIIFPAVIDMLGGNLNAYQGMQVELLIMFTGYVITSPFWHCQNYFLVHDKGRDFMTVVFNTSLIGIIIWLFLMWALGSLGIYLGFLVQMLVRSLGAVVGAKKHWSILIAWEGLLIGILVLGIGLLISTKYL; the protein is encoded by the coding sequence ATGTTGTTTAGTAGGAGTTTCCGTTTATTATCCATTAACCCTATTTTTTTATATTCTGTTGCATATGGTGGAGCAGCCACATTTTTAAAAAGTTTTGGCTTTATAATTTCACTTTGGCTAGCAAAATCATTATCTGTAGAAGAGTATGCAAACTATGGGTTATATTATGCATTACAGATGGGGCTCGCTACGTTTGCTACTGCCGGGATTATTGAGTCTGTTATTGGTGTGCTTAGAGAGTATCAATCTCCTGTTGTACGTCGTAGAATATTTGGTGCAGCAAATTATATTTTTTTTTTAGTGAGTATTGTTTTTATTTTTTTGATATTTGGTGTTTGTTGGACACTTTATCAGCCTAAAAATAATACATATATTACAATTATAGTTGTGTTGCTTGCAGGCTATCTTTCAGCTTTTTATACGATGCAAGCCTCTCTTGTACGACTTGAAGAAAATCACTTCGCTTCACTGTGCTTTTCTTTCTTTGTTCCTTTAGTTGGGTTGTTTGGCAGCTTACTATTTTTCTTGCTTTTAAATACTGTGTTTTCTTTTTTTCTTGGAGCAGTTTTTGGTCTTTTTTTATCATTGATGATTCTACTTTTTTTTAGAGTTGGTTTTTATAATATTACTACTCATTTGAAAGAAATTGTTCCTATATTTTTAAGAATTATCCCATTTGTTGGTATAGCTTTTTTAGGTTGGTTAAGTGGTTATGGAAATAATTACTTTATAAGTGCACTTTTTGATGCTTCTGAAGTGGCAAAATTCACTTTTGTCTTTACCTTATCTTCGATTATACAACTTGTTGCTAGTTCACTCAATCAAGTATGGAGTCCACGTTTTTTTCGTATGGTTTTTGAACAGGAGGGGTTAGCAGTAGAAAAAAAAAATAGAAAATTTTTCCGTTTTCAAGGAATATTGATGGGTGGTACTGGAGGAATATTAATTATCATTTTTCCAGCAGTTATTGATATGCTTGGTGGAAATTTAAATGCTTATCAGGGAATGCAAGTTGAGTTGCTTATAATGTTTACAGGTTATGTTATTACTAGCCCTTTTTGGCATTGTCAGAATTATTTTCTGGTTCATGATAAGGGACGAGATTTCATGACTGTAGTATTTAACACGAGTCTTATAGGAATTATTATTTGGCTATTTTTAATGTGGGCATTGGGCTCTTTGGGAATATATCTTGGTTTCTTAGTTCAAATGTTGGTACGTAGCTTGGGTGCTGTTGTGGGTGCAAAAAAGCACTGGTCTATCCTTATTGCTTGGGAAGGTTTACTAATAGGAATACTTGTACTTGGCATAGGGCTCTTAATCTCGACAAAGTATTTGTAA
- the asnB gene encoding asparagine synthase (glutamine-hydrolyzing), whose product MCGILGIASKLPLANQDWFSEGSIAMSHRGPDDAGEWWTNDRRVGLAHRRLSIIDLSSAAHQPMSNVMKSLTIVFNGEIYNYKELQLKLSSKGQIFKSNSDTEVILAAYNMWGVDCVKYLIGMFAFAIFDTKAQSLFLARDRAGEKPLFYHHVKGVFCFASELKSLMANRGVSHQIDMGSLDCYLAMGFVPGEQCILKGFKKLPPAHALLFKLNTGEVKVWSYWRLPEFNGKSNSSMDKNLILDELENLLESSVGQQLTADVPVGVLLSGGVDSSLITAMAARKLPKVKTFTIRFPGHGKLDETEHARLIAKYYNTEHVELEAKATTADLLPKLARQFDEPIIDSSMIPTYLVSQLVRQHCTVALGGDGGDELFGGYRHYSRLLWMQNHLGGIPYSLRLIISNMAQWFLPVGFKGRNWLQGLDMDLKYELPLIASYYDKTTRRKLLTQLTSSWPLIAEEVDQKRVPKNTDLLQRATRMDFANYLPEDILVKVDRTSMLNSLEVRAPFLDYRLIEFAFCRIPSYLKATATSKKLLLKELASRILPPEFDQQRKQGFSIPLSSWLKAGSFRELFHDVLLSTQTIFDQRIVRSLLRGQDLGRNNSERLFALVLFELWRREYAVTI is encoded by the coding sequence ATGTGTGGGATATTAGGTATAGCATCAAAACTTCCTTTAGCAAACCAAGACTGGTTTTCTGAAGGGAGTATAGCTATGAGTCATCGTGGTCCGGATGATGCTGGTGAATGGTGGACAAATGATAGAAGAGTAGGACTTGCTCACCGACGCTTATCTATAATCGACTTGTCTTCTGCTGCTCATCAACCTATGAGCAATGTTATGAAAAGTCTAACTATTGTGTTTAATGGGGAGATTTATAATTATAAAGAGCTCCAATTAAAGCTTTCTTCTAAAGGTCAAATATTCAAATCAAATTCTGATACAGAAGTGATTCTTGCTGCATATAATATGTGGGGAGTTGATTGTGTTAAATATTTAATTGGAATGTTTGCATTTGCAATTTTTGATACAAAGGCTCAGTCGTTATTCTTAGCACGTGATCGAGCAGGAGAAAAGCCCCTCTTTTATCATCATGTAAAAGGTGTATTTTGCTTTGCTTCTGAGTTGAAATCTCTTATGGCTAACCGTGGGGTATCTCATCAGATAGATATGGGGTCACTTGATTGTTATTTGGCTATGGGGTTTGTGCCTGGTGAACAATGTATTCTAAAGGGTTTTAAAAAGCTCCCTCCAGCCCATGCTTTACTATTTAAGCTTAATACGGGTGAGGTAAAGGTTTGGAGTTATTGGAGGCTTCCTGAATTTAATGGTAAATCTAATTCTTCAATGGATAAAAACCTTATACTTGATGAGCTAGAGAATTTATTAGAAAGCTCGGTAGGCCAACAATTGACTGCTGATGTTCCCGTTGGGGTACTGTTGAGTGGTGGAGTGGATTCCAGCTTGATTACAGCAATGGCAGCACGAAAACTACCAAAAGTAAAAACATTCACAATTCGCTTTCCTGGGCATGGAAAACTGGATGAAACGGAGCATGCTCGTTTGATAGCAAAGTATTATAATACTGAGCATGTAGAGCTAGAAGCTAAAGCGACAACAGCTGATCTTCTGCCTAAACTGGCACGACAATTCGATGAGCCAATTATTGATTCCTCAATGATTCCTACTTACTTAGTTAGTCAGTTAGTTCGTCAACACTGTACTGTTGCACTAGGAGGGGATGGTGGTGACGAGTTATTTGGTGGTTATAGACACTATAGCCGACTGCTGTGGATGCAAAATCACTTAGGAGGGATTCCTTATAGTTTGCGCTTAATTATCTCTAACATGGCTCAGTGGTTTTTACCTGTAGGTTTCAAGGGACGCAATTGGCTACAGGGGTTAGATATGGATTTAAAGTATGAACTTCCATTGATTGCTTCTTACTATGATAAAACTACTAGGCGAAAATTACTGACTCAATTAACCAGCAGTTGGCCGCTGATAGCTGAAGAAGTAGATCAGAAACGTGTACCAAAAAATACAGATCTTCTCCAGCGAGCTACTAGAATGGATTTTGCCAATTACTTACCCGAAGATATACTGGTTAAGGTTGATCGGACTAGTATGTTAAATTCTTTAGAAGTGAGAGCTCCATTTCTTGATTATCGTTTGATAGAGTTTGCTTTCTGCCGGATACCTTCATATTTGAAAGCAACTGCTACAAGTAAAAAGCTGCTTCTTAAAGAGTTAGCTAGTAGGATTTTACCACCTGAATTTGATCAGCAGCGAAAGCAGGGATTCTCTATCCCACTGTCATCGTGGCTTAAAGCTGGCTCTTTTCGAGAACTTTTTCATGATGTACTGCTTAGCACACAAACGATTTTTGACCAAAGGATAGTTCGCAGTTTACTACGAGGTCAGGATCTTGGAAGGAATAACAGTGAACGTTTATTTGCACTTGTTTTATTTGAACTTTGGCGAAGAGAATATGCAGTTACGATATAA
- a CDS encoding glycosyltransferase family 4 protein, which translates to MEKKVERIKKEGVVVGIDASRNRSGGAKSHLVGILTQDDPFKYGVREVHLWSYQSLLNLVPDQPWLVKHNPKELEKPLYQQLYWQCFRLPSEIIKAGCEIILNTDAGTISRFRPSITMSRDMLSYEPGEIERFGFSRARLRLILLRYIQNNALRRANGAVFLTRYASEVIQRSCGPLSRVAHIPHGVSEKFKASKTPKLRIVEKSQPIECLYISNAALYKHQWIVVKAIAVLRDRGYNIRLTLVGGGSGKAKKLLDNQIEISDPNNSFVVQRPFVPQNKLPDYLEKADIFIFASSCENMPNTLIEAMAMGLPIACSNRGPMPEVLEGGGVYFDPENSISIAKKIEMIINDPELCQRIASKAKQISNQYTWSRCAEETWKYIVEIYNSV; encoded by the coding sequence ATGGAAAAAAAAGTTGAAAGAATCAAAAAGGAGGGAGTTGTTGTTGGTATCGATGCATCCCGCAATCGATCAGGTGGTGCTAAATCGCATTTGGTAGGAATCTTGACTCAAGATGATCCATTTAAATACGGTGTTCGGGAAGTCCATTTATGGTCATATCAGTCATTGCTGAATTTAGTACCTGATCAACCATGGTTAGTTAAACATAATCCTAAAGAACTAGAAAAGCCTTTATATCAACAGCTTTATTGGCAATGTTTTCGTCTTCCTAGTGAGATTATTAAAGCTGGGTGTGAGATCATATTGAACACTGATGCTGGTACAATATCTCGGTTTCGCCCCTCTATTACTATGAGCCGGGATATGTTGTCTTATGAACCAGGAGAGATCGAACGTTTTGGTTTTAGTAGAGCGCGACTTCGGCTGATTTTGTTACGTTATATACAAAATAACGCTTTACGACGTGCTAATGGTGCAGTCTTTCTCACTCGTTATGCATCTGAAGTTATTCAAAGGTCTTGTGGTCCTCTATCTCGTGTTGCACATATTCCACATGGTGTCAGTGAAAAATTTAAAGCTTCAAAAACCCCCAAGCTAAGAATTGTAGAGAAAAGTCAGCCAATTGAATGTTTATATATATCTAATGCCGCTTTATATAAACATCAGTGGATAGTTGTCAAAGCAATTGCTGTCCTGCGTGATCGAGGATATAACATAAGACTTACTTTAGTTGGAGGTGGTTCGGGAAAAGCTAAAAAACTATTAGACAACCAAATTGAAATTTCTGATCCTAATAACTCTTTTGTTGTACAGAGGCCTTTTGTGCCTCAAAATAAATTACCAGACTATTTGGAAAAAGCGGATATATTTATATTTGCATCAAGCTGTGAAAATATGCCAAATACACTTATTGAAGCAATGGCAATGGGTTTACCAATAGCCTGTTCGAACCGAGGCCCAATGCCTGAAGTTTTGGAAGGTGGGGGGGTATATTTTGATCCAGAAAACTCAATTTCAATTGCTAAAAAAATAGAAATGATTATTAATGACCCTGAGCTTTGTCAGCGTATTGCAAGTAAAGCAAAACAGATTTCTAATCAGTATACATGGTCTCGTTGTGCAGAAGAAACGTGGAAGTATATTGTAGAGATATACAATAGTGTATAA
- a CDS encoding DUF6044 family protein yields the protein MLYIIVLFCVWHYIYKYNRKNILLVLYLLVMCMLISIWYGFWLNIWSVISFLFPHFPYFDLSRFYMLQPLLWYLILGVVFYILWNQTNLFFSIVGRLSAITLFILQVHHLFNVSHNNQESITQKPSYAEFFSKDLFNDIDTFIDRKKSEYRVVSIGLHPSIAAFNGFFTLDGYSANYPLEYKKKFREIIAGELVHSEAYRNYFDNWGSRYYIFVSELETFHGNALLMTKKVVKKYSARIKDLKFNVRKFSSMGGEYVFSALEVENAEKIGLNILKKFNHKYSSWEIFLYQVSKDNKYKQLTMGDS from the coding sequence ATGCTTTATATTATTGTGCTTTTTTGTGTATGGCATTATATATATAAATATAATAGAAAAAATATATTATTAGTGTTGTATTTATTAGTAATGTGCATGTTGATATCCATATGGTATGGGTTTTGGTTGAATATATGGAGTGTTATCAGTTTCTTGTTTCCCCATTTTCCTTATTTTGACTTGTCAAGATTTTATATGCTGCAACCATTGTTGTGGTATTTAATATTAGGTGTCGTATTTTATATATTATGGAATCAAACTAACTTATTTTTCTCTATTGTAGGACGTTTATCTGCTATTACTTTATTTATTTTGCAAGTGCATCACTTGTTCAATGTATCTCATAATAATCAGGAAAGTATTACGCAAAAGCCTTCCTATGCAGAATTTTTCTCTAAGGATTTGTTCAATGATATTGATACATTTATAGACAGAAAAAAAAGTGAATATCGGGTAGTATCAATTGGTCTACATCCTTCAATAGCTGCTTTTAATGGATTTTTTACCTTAGATGGTTATAGCGCTAACTATCCACTAGAATATAAGAAAAAATTTCGTGAAATAATTGCTGGAGAACTTGTTCACAGTGAAGCTTATCGTAATTACTTTGATAACTGGGGAAGCCGCTATTACATTTTTGTTAGTGAGCTGGAGACATTTCACGGAAATGCGCTTCTTATGACAAAAAAGGTGGTTAAAAAGTATAGTGCAAGAATTAAAGATTTAAAATTTAATGTTAGGAAATTTAGCTCTATGGGCGGAGAGTATGTTTTTTCTGCTCTGGAAGTAGAAAATGCAGAGAAAATTGGATTAAATATATTGAAAAAATTTAATCATAAATATTCTTCATGGGAAATTTTTTTATATCAGGTGTCTAAAGATAATAAATATAAGCAACTTACTATGGGAGACAGTTGA
- a CDS encoding WbqC family protein, with protein sequence MNKNIKKIAILQSNYIPWKGYFDIIAAVDEFIIFDDMQFTKNDWRNRNIIKASQGIHWLTIPVGKNINRRIRDVHIASSTWQLKHWKSLESSYKKAAYFNEIAEWLSPLYLKNKFSYLSQLNRCFIECICDFLNINTYISNSWDYTLSNGKTERLVDLCHQSGATEYISGPAAKGYINDSVFHNQGIKLTWFDYSNYPSYPQLWGDFIHEVTILDLLFNCGRDAHLYMRYSP encoded by the coding sequence ATGAATAAAAATATAAAGAAGATTGCTATACTGCAGTCTAATTATATCCCTTGGAAAGGATACTTCGACATAATTGCTGCAGTTGATGAGTTTATTATATTTGACGATATGCAGTTTACAAAAAATGATTGGCGAAATCGTAATATAATTAAGGCATCACAAGGAATTCATTGGTTAACTATTCCTGTTGGAAAAAATATTAATAGACGTATTCGAGATGTACATATAGCTAGTAGTACATGGCAGTTGAAACACTGGAAATCTTTAGAAAGTAGTTATAAAAAAGCAGCATATTTTAATGAGATTGCTGAATGGTTAAGTCCATTGTATTTGAAAAATAAATTTTCATATTTATCTCAACTTAATCGTTGTTTTATTGAATGTATTTGTGATTTTTTAAATATAAACACATACATAAGTAACTCATGGGATTACACTTTGTCTAATGGCAAAACCGAACGTTTAGTAGATCTTTGCCATCAATCAGGTGCTACAGAATATATTTCGGGACCAGCAGCTAAAGGGTATATTAATGATAGTGTTTTTCACAATCAAGGGATTAAACTAACTTGGTTTGACTACTCTAATTATCCAAGTTATCCACAGCTTTGGGGTGATTTTATTCATGAGGTTACTATTCTTGATTTGCTATTTAACTGTGGTAGGGATGCACATTTGTATATGAGGTATTCACCCTAA
- a CDS encoding glycosyltransferase family 2 protein, whose amino-acid sequence MKLSIVATLYNSESYIAEFLLRASNAAKQLVGNDFEIILVNDGSPDKSLELSREFTKNNENLVIVDLSRNFGHHKAMMTGLAYAKGDKVFLIDSDLEEEPEWLLLFSKQMSLKNCDVVCGIQEHRKGDLFERWSGIIFYSTFRWLSGLDLPKNLVVARLMSRRYVNALLTHMESELFMAGLWVITGFDQQPYKVVKHNCSETTYSFYKKISQFINSVTAFSKRPLLGIFIIGCFIFMISALWAGYLIVNWLFWERPPNGYTSLMASIWLLGGMVTAFLGIIGIYLSKVYSETKQRPYTIIRNIYKSADFREG is encoded by the coding sequence ATGAAACTATCAATTGTTGCAACTCTCTATAATTCCGAGTCATATATAGCTGAGTTCTTATTAAGAGCAAGTAATGCAGCGAAGCAACTAGTTGGAAATGATTTTGAAATTATTTTAGTGAATGATGGTTCGCCTGACAAAAGTCTTGAACTTTCCAGAGAGTTTACAAAAAATAATGAAAATCTTGTTATTGTAGACTTGTCTCGAAATTTTGGTCATCACAAAGCAATGATGACTGGGCTTGCTTACGCAAAGGGAGACAAAGTTTTTCTTATTGATAGTGACTTAGAGGAAGAACCAGAGTGGTTGCTTCTTTTTTCTAAGCAAATGAGTTTAAAAAACTGTGATGTTGTTTGCGGTATTCAAGAACATCGAAAAGGGGATCTGTTTGAAAGGTGGAGTGGAATAATTTTTTATTCTACTTTCCGGTGGCTTTCAGGATTAGATTTGCCAAAAAATTTAGTTGTTGCACGCCTTATGTCTCGTCGTTATGTTAATGCATTACTTACACATATGGAGTCTGAGTTATTTATGGCAGGCTTATGGGTTATTACTGGTTTTGACCAGCAACCATATAAAGTAGTAAAGCATAACTGTAGTGAAACAACCTATAGCTTTTATAAAAAAATATCACAGTTTATAAACTCTGTTACTGCGTTTTCAAAGAGGCCTCTTCTTGGAATTTTTATTATTGGTTGCTTTATCTTCATGATATCTGCTCTTTGGGCTGGATATTTAATAGTAAATTGGTTGTTTTGGGAGAGGCCTCCTAATGGATATACATCATTGATGGCGTCTATTTGGTTACTTGGGGGAATGGTTACAGCTTTCCTTGGAATAATAGGTATATACCTTTCAAAGGTTTACTCAGAAACAAAACAAAGGCCATATACTATTATTAGAAATATATATAAGAGTGCTGATTTTAGAGAGGGGTGA
- a CDS encoding acetyltransferase, whose product MKKIIIFGVSDAAELAYYYFTNDSDYQVTAFTVDSKYIPEGGKFCGLPVVEFENVVNIYPTDEYNFFVAVGYSNLNKIREEKYHIARSIGYKLVSYISSKAIILNNNCIGDNCFILENNIIQPFVNIGNNITLWSGNHIGHHTKVGDHCFLASHIVISGRVNIGKSCFIGVNATLRDNISVGKQCVIGAGTLLLNDVEEFGVYKGHATHRSKASSMRISKI is encoded by the coding sequence ATGAAAAAAATCATTATTTTTGGTGTTTCTGATGCTGCTGAACTTGCATATTATTATTTTACTAATGATTCAGATTACCAGGTCACGGCGTTTACTGTTGACTCAAAATATATTCCAGAAGGTGGTAAATTTTGTGGGCTGCCTGTAGTGGAGTTTGAGAATGTTGTAAATATCTACCCCACTGATGAGTATAATTTTTTTGTTGCAGTTGGTTATTCAAACTTAAATAAAATTAGAGAAGAGAAATACCATATTGCTAGGTCTATTGGGTATAAGCTTGTTAGTTATATAAGCTCTAAAGCTATAATACTTAATAATAACTGTATAGGAGATAATTGCTTTATACTAGAGAATAATATAATTCAACCTTTTGTGAATATAGGAAATAATATAACTTTATGGAGTGGAAATCATATTGGCCATCATACCAAGGTCGGTGATCATTGTTTTCTTGCTTCTCATATTGTGATTTCAGGTAGAGTCAATATTGGAAAATCTTGTTTTATAGGAGTTAATGCTACCCTGCGTGATAATATTTCAGTTGGTAAACAGTGTGTTATTGGAGCAGGTACACTTTTGCTTAATGATGTAGAGGAATTTGGGGTCTATAAGGGGCATGCTACACATCGATCAAAAGCTTCAAGTATGAGGATAAGTAAAATTTAG